The Nostoc sp. 'Lobaria pulmonaria (5183) cyanobiont' genome window below encodes:
- a CDS encoding DUF4126 domain-containing protein encodes MDLNSLFNLNTFIELLLGISLSAAAGFRVFVPLLALSVASVFGHFDLPTDFDWLETPQAVIVFAVACSLEITGYYIPWLDHLLDIVATPAAFITGTIVTASVAPEMNPLVQWTLALVAGGGTAGLTKGLMNTLRISSTGVSGGLTNPIVSTIELVMAIGLSLLALVFPVLAGVTVIGFLIIAIQRIWNFFLNKPSSQTNETVSPSRELG; translated from the coding sequence ATGGATTTAAATTCTTTGTTCAATCTAAATACATTTATTGAATTATTACTGGGAATTAGTTTGAGTGCGGCGGCTGGCTTTCGAGTATTTGTACCACTGCTAGCATTGAGTGTGGCTTCAGTTTTTGGACATTTTGATTTGCCGACTGACTTTGATTGGCTGGAAACACCTCAAGCTGTAATTGTATTTGCAGTCGCTTGTTCGCTGGAAATTACTGGTTATTACATTCCTTGGTTGGATCATCTGCTGGATATTGTTGCCACACCTGCGGCATTTATCACCGGGACAATCGTAACAGCTTCGGTTGCTCCAGAGATGAATCCACTGGTGCAATGGACGTTAGCTTTAGTTGCTGGTGGTGGAACCGCAGGATTAACTAAGGGATTAATGAATACATTGCGGATAAGTTCTACAGGCGTTTCGGGTGGATTAACTAATCCTATTGTGTCAACCATTGAGTTGGTCATGGCAATCGGACTGTCTTTGCTGGCGCTAGTATTCCCAGTGCTAGCAGGAGTGACTGTGATTGGTTTTCTAATAATAGCTATTCAAAGAATCTGGAATTTCTTCTTGAATAAACCATCTTCTCAAACGAACGAAACCGTCTCTCCATCAAGAGAATTGGGATAA
- the htpG gene encoding molecular chaperone HtpG, which produces MLEQGTISIHTENIFPIIKKSLYSDHQIFLRELVSNAVDAIQKLKMVSRAGDYAGDIGEPEIELAIDKDKKTLSISDNGIGMSADEVKKYINQVAFSSAEEFIHKYEGKSDQPIIGHFGLGFYSSFMVAQKVEIDTLSYQEGAQAVHWSCDGSPAFTLEDSPRTTRGTTITLSLQGEEEEFLESARIKNLVKTYCDFLPVPIKLDGEVVNKQKAPWRESPSNLTQEDYLEFYRYLYPFQEEPLLWVHLNTDYPFIINGILYFPKMRPDVDVTKGQIKLFCNQVFVSDNCEEIIPQFLMPMRGVIDSTDIPLNVSRSALQGDRTVRRIGDYIAKKVGDRLKELFRDNREQYISAWKDLGTFVKFGALNDEKFKKQIEDIIVFRTTAKLTEKVAAETPVVEVQSSEGDAWQDVTPSPNSENSAPSAPYTTLKEYLERNKERNENRVFYSTDGATQATYIELHKNQGLEVLFMDSFIDTHFINFLEREYQDVKFTRVDSDLDNTLLEQDKATEIVDPKTNKTRSETIKELFEKSLNKPKLNIRTEALKSDDPQGTPPAIVLLPEILRRLREMNAMMQQQTTEFPEDHILLVNTAHPLIQNLANINQGSIIQGDGQSPTDQLVNLICQHVYDLALMSQKGFDAEGMKSFVERSNEVLTKLTEQASK; this is translated from the coding sequence ATGCTAGAACAAGGCACTATCAGTATTCATACTGAGAATATTTTCCCGATCATTAAGAAGTCGCTTTACTCAGATCACCAAATCTTCTTGCGGGAACTGGTATCCAACGCTGTAGACGCCATCCAAAAGCTGAAAATGGTATCTCGCGCCGGAGATTATGCTGGAGACATCGGCGAACCAGAAATTGAACTTGCCATTGACAAAGATAAGAAAACCCTATCCATCTCCGATAATGGTATCGGGATGAGTGCAGATGAAGTTAAGAAATATATCAATCAGGTTGCCTTCTCTAGTGCTGAAGAATTTATTCATAAGTATGAAGGCAAATCAGATCAACCGATCATCGGTCACTTTGGTCTTGGTTTCTACTCTTCCTTCATGGTGGCGCAAAAGGTAGAAATTGATACTTTATCTTATCAAGAAGGGGCGCAGGCGGTTCACTGGTCTTGTGATGGTTCCCCAGCATTCACCTTAGAGGACTCGCCCCGAACAACTCGCGGTACTACTATTACTCTCAGCCTGCAAGGAGAAGAGGAGGAATTTCTCGAATCAGCACGGATTAAGAATCTTGTCAAGACCTACTGCGACTTCTTGCCAGTCCCAATTAAACTTGATGGTGAAGTAGTAAATAAGCAAAAAGCACCGTGGCGAGAGTCTCCGAGTAATCTTACTCAAGAAGATTATTTAGAGTTTTATCGCTACCTGTATCCTTTTCAGGAAGAACCTTTGTTATGGGTACATCTAAATACAGACTACCCCTTTATCATCAACGGGATTCTGTATTTTCCGAAAATGAGGCCGGATGTAGATGTTACGAAAGGGCAGATCAAGCTATTTTGCAATCAAGTTTTTGTTAGCGACAACTGCGAAGAAATTATCCCGCAATTTCTGATGCCGATGCGGGGTGTGATTGATAGCACCGATATTCCCCTAAACGTATCGCGCAGTGCCTTGCAAGGCGATCGCACCGTGCGGAGAATTGGTGATTACATTGCTAAAAAAGTAGGCGATCGCCTCAAAGAACTTTTCCGCGATAACCGCGAACAATACATTAGCGCCTGGAAAGACCTCGGCACTTTTGTAAAATTCGGCGCTCTCAACGACGAGAAATTCAAAAAACAAATCGAAGATATCATCGTCTTCCGCACCACCGCCAAGCTGACAGAAAAAGTTGCTGCTGAAACGCCAGTGGTTGAAGTCCAGTCTTCAGAGGGGGATGCTTGGCAAGATGTCACTCCTTCACCCAATTCTGAGAACTCAGCACCCAGCGCTCCCTATACTACGCTCAAAGAGTATCTAGAACGGAACAAAGAACGCAACGAAAATCGGGTTTTCTACAGCACCGATGGAGCAACCCAAGCTACATACATAGAACTGCACAAAAATCAAGGCTTGGAAGTCCTGTTTATGGACTCCTTCATCGATACCCACTTTATCAACTTCCTAGAGCGGGAATATCAGGATGTCAAGTTTACGCGGGTAGACTCAGACTTAGATAATACCCTGCTAGAACAAGACAAAGCTACGGAAATTGTCGATCCCAAGACGAACAAAACTCGGAGTGAGACGATCAAAGAGTTATTTGAGAAATCCCTCAACAAACCCAAACTCAATATCCGTACCGAAGCTTTGAAATCAGACGATCCTCAAGGAACACCACCTGCGATCGTGCTTTTACCAGAAATTCTCCGCCGCCTGCGGGAAATGAACGCTATGATGCAGCAGCAAACAACAGAGTTTCCTGAAGATCACATTTTGCTGGTGAATACTGCTCACCCACTGATTCAAAATCTGGCAAATATTAACCAAGGTAGTATCATTCAAGGTGACGGTCAATCGCCTACAGATCAGTTAGTCAACTTGATTTGCCAACACGTCTACGATTTAGCGTTGATGTCTCAGAAAGGATTTGACGCTGAGGGAATGAAATCCTTCGTCGAGCGTTCAAATGAGGTACTCACCAAGCTGACGGAACAAGCAAGTAAATAG
- a CDS encoding class I SAM-dependent methyltransferase, with translation MQLISSLDIRNSEYLSKNRLISYHHQLRLIFSLGNQVKNVLEIGIFNSLLTDILKNNGYNVSTADVDPSLKPEIILDLTTDFSLPKDKFDAIVLFQVLEHFPYPESEEALRKLAIATKKFLVISIPYCTQYLSFQVKTSFSGRPRYLLFNLPKFWSTTPVCDEHCWEMGLKGYPKKRILNSVAKAGLTVKQEFIDPSYPYHYFLVLEKNFSNT, from the coding sequence ATGCAACTCATCAGCTCGTTAGATATTAGAAATTCAGAATATTTATCAAAAAATCGCCTCATCAGTTACCATCACCAGTTGCGTCTAATTTTTTCACTGGGTAATCAGGTAAAAAACGTTCTGGAAATTGGGATTTTTAATTCTCTGTTAACAGACATTCTGAAGAATAATGGATACAACGTCTCTACTGCTGATGTTGACCCCAGCCTCAAGCCAGAAATAATTTTGGATTTGACTACAGATTTTTCATTACCAAAAGATAAATTTGATGCGATTGTCCTGTTTCAAGTGCTAGAGCATTTCCCCTACCCTGAGTCAGAAGAAGCATTGAGAAAACTTGCTATTGCAACTAAGAAATTTTTGGTGATTTCGATTCCCTATTGCACTCAATACCTCTCATTTCAGGTGAAAACTTCTTTCTCTGGTAGACCAAGGTATTTACTATTCAATCTCCCAAAATTCTGGAGTACAACACCAGTCTGTGACGAACATTGCTGGGAAATGGGTTTGAAAGGTTATCCCAAAAAGCGGATTTTAAACTCTGTTGCCAAAGCTGGGTTAACTGTTAAGCAAGAATTTATCGATCCCAGTTATCCATACCACTATTTTTTGGTGTTGGAGAAGAATTTTAGTAATACTTAA
- a CDS encoding FAD-dependent hydroxylase: protein MTPTQLEQISPQPTPPNERGYEYDLVIVGGGIIGLTLASALKDSGLSILLIEAKVASVAVAKGQAYAVHQLSSLIYQGIGVWDKMLPQIAKYCRVRLSDADYPDVVEFTTDDINTSELGYVAEHQALLQPLQDFVQNCPNVTYLCPAEVVNTQYQQNIVTIEIKIADQLKTVKSKLVVAADGSRSPIRQAAGIKTSGWKYWQSCIVAIVKPEKPHNDTAYERFWSSGPFAILPLPGNRCRIVWTAPHEEAKALCALNDEQFLAELSRRYGDQMGKLELLGDRFVFQVQLMQSDRYVLPRLALIGDAAHNCHPVGGQGLNLGIRDAAALAQVIQAAHKAGKDIGDIQILKDYERWRQLENLTILGFTDLLDRMFSNNFFPVVVVRRLGLWFLQRVPILKVFMLKLMIGLKGRTPELAKR, encoded by the coding sequence ATGACCCCAACGCAGCTTGAGCAAATTTCCCCTCAACCAACACCGCCAAATGAGCGGGGATATGAATATGATTTGGTAATTGTCGGCGGTGGGATTATTGGGTTAACTCTAGCCTCTGCTTTAAAAGATTCTGGTTTGAGTATTTTGCTAATTGAGGCGAAAGTCGCATCAGTGGCGGTAGCGAAGGGACAAGCTTATGCAGTTCATCAGCTTTCGTCGCTAATTTATCAAGGAATTGGCGTTTGGGACAAAATGTTGCCGCAAATCGCCAAGTATTGCCGAGTTCGTCTTTCGGATGCCGATTATCCCGATGTGGTGGAATTTACCACAGATGATATAAATACCTCAGAGTTGGGTTATGTGGCGGAACACCAAGCCCTGTTGCAGCCGTTGCAAGATTTTGTCCAAAATTGTCCAAATGTGACTTATCTCTGTCCGGCAGAAGTGGTAAATACACAATACCAGCAGAATATAGTCACAATCGAGATAAAAATTGCCGATCAGCTAAAGACAGTCAAGAGCAAATTAGTTGTAGCAGCAGATGGATCGCGATCGCCAATTCGGCAAGCGGCTGGAATCAAAACCTCTGGCTGGAAATATTGGCAATCTTGCATTGTCGCCATTGTCAAACCAGAAAAACCCCACAATGACACGGCTTACGAAAGATTTTGGTCTAGCGGCCCCTTTGCGATTTTACCTTTACCGGGGAACCGTTGCCGCATTGTCTGGACTGCCCCCCATGAAGAAGCAAAAGCTTTGTGTGCTTTAAATGACGAGCAATTTTTGGCAGAACTAAGCCGCCGCTATGGCGATCAGATGGGGAAACTGGAATTACTAGGCGATCGCTTTGTTTTTCAGGTACAACTCATGCAAAGCGATCGCTACGTTCTCCCGCGACTGGCATTAATTGGTGATGCGGCGCACAATTGCCATCCCGTCGGTGGACAAGGTTTAAATTTGGGTATTCGGGATGCCGCAGCTTTGGCGCAAGTAATTCAAGCAGCGCACAAGGCGGGTAAAGATATTGGCGATATTCAGATTCTCAAAGATTATGAACGCTGGCGCCAGCTAGAGAATCTGACGATTTTAGGTTTCACCGATTTGTTAGATCGGATGTTTTCTAATAATTTCTTCCCTGTGGTGGTGGTTCGTCGTCTGGGTTTATGGTTCTTGCAGCGAGTACCGATATTAAAAGTATTTATGCTGAAATTGATGATTGGTTTAAAGGGGCGGACTCCAGAATTAGCAAAACGATAA
- a CDS encoding leucine-rich repeat domain-containing protein, translating into MTNEELLQIIEKAAREKATHLNLYNNKLSSLPPEIGQLSNLRELYLSNNKLSSLLPEICQLSNLITLCVHYNQLSSLPPEISQLSKLEVLFLANNKLSSLPPEIGQLSNLTWLSLANNPQLTSPPPEIVKQGAQAILTYLREKLEDSQRQ; encoded by the coding sequence GTGACGAACGAAGAACTGTTGCAAATTATAGAAAAAGCTGCCAGGGAAAAAGCAACACATCTAAACCTCTATAACAATAAACTAAGCAGCCTGCCGCCAGAAATTGGCCAACTCTCTAACTTGAGGGAGCTATACCTCTCTAACAATAAACTAAGCAGCCTGCTGCCAGAAATCTGCCAACTCTCCAACTTGATAACGCTATGCGTGCATTACAATCAACTCAGCAGCCTACCGCCAGAAATTAGCCAACTCTCCAAGTTGGAGGTGCTATTCCTTGCTAACAATAAATTAAGTAGCTTGCCGCCAGAAATCGGTCAACTCTCCAACTTGACATGGTTATCACTCGCTAACAACCCACAATTGACCTCACCGCCGCCTGAGATTGTCAAGCAAGGAGCGCAGGCGATTTTGACCTATCTTCGAGAAAAGTTAGAGGATAGCCAACGGCAATAA
- the rpmB gene encoding 50S ribosomal protein L28, whose amino-acid sequence MSRRCELTGKKANNAFAVSHSHRRTKRLQHANLQNKRVWWEGGNRWVRLKLSTKAIKTLQINGLEAMAKEAGINLNHY is encoded by the coding sequence ATGTCCCGTCGCTGTGAACTAACTGGTAAGAAGGCAAATAACGCTTTTGCTGTTTCCCACTCCCACCGCCGTACTAAACGCCTTCAGCACGCTAATCTGCAAAACAAACGTGTTTGGTGGGAAGGTGGAAATCGCTGGGTGAGATTAAAGCTGTCTACCAAAGCAATTAAAACTCTACAAATTAATGGTTTAGAAGCAATGGCAAAAGAAGCTGGCATTAACCTAAATCATTACTAA
- a CDS encoding peptidoglycan recognition protein family protein, with the protein MKFTDWVTRVLLIWLMFATLIVVLLIGRATKLHNNPTISRTPNPQVTAFSQYPQAQFQLAKEPEKKFQNVIKSPVKTNKPVARYVTTQAFAQYRPNYQVASVDPSNYGERYIQDVNGVTLHNQPIIVLHETGYSASSAVNFFQVAHTDESVQASYHALVKLDGTVVYLVPPEKRAFGAANSVFESSEGVETVQTNPNLPASVNNFAYHVSLETPPDSYDASSQQTHSGYTETQYNSLAWLIAQSQVPDDRITTHHLVDRSGKKVDPINFDGNKFLSLLNTYRQVRPIYRVSK; encoded by the coding sequence ATGAAGTTTACAGACTGGGTGACTAGGGTGCTACTAATCTGGCTGATGTTCGCCACTCTAATTGTAGTGCTGCTAATTGGACGAGCAACAAAATTACACAACAATCCGACAATATCCCGTACACCCAATCCACAGGTTACAGCTTTCAGTCAATATCCCCAGGCGCAATTTCAATTAGCGAAAGAGCCAGAGAAGAAATTTCAAAATGTTATCAAGTCCCCAGTCAAGACTAACAAACCTGTAGCAAGGTATGTAACCACTCAAGCTTTTGCACAGTACAGACCTAATTATCAAGTTGCTTCGGTTGATCCAAGTAACTATGGAGAACGGTACATTCAAGATGTTAACGGCGTAACTCTCCACAATCAACCGATTATCGTCCTCCATGAAACTGGTTATTCTGCTTCCAGCGCCGTTAATTTTTTTCAAGTAGCCCATACTGATGAAAGTGTGCAAGCAAGTTACCACGCTTTAGTTAAGTTAGACGGAACAGTAGTTTATCTAGTACCGCCAGAAAAGCGGGCTTTTGGTGCGGCTAACTCAGTATTTGAGAGTTCCGAGGGAGTGGAAACTGTGCAGACTAATCCGAATTTGCCAGCGTCGGTGAATAATTTTGCTTATCACGTCTCTTTAGAAACACCGCCAGATAGTTATGACGCTAGTAGCCAACAAACCCATAGCGGCTACACGGAAACTCAATATAATTCTCTTGCTTGGTTAATTGCTCAAAGTCAAGTCCCAGACGATCGCATCACTACGCACCATTTAGTAGACCGTTCTGGTAAAAAAGTTGACCCGATAAATTTTGATGGTAATAAATTTCTCAGCTTACTTAATACTTATCGTCAGGTTAGACCAATTTATCGAGTCAGCAAATAA
- the metH gene encoding methionine synthase, producing MTHPFLERLRSPDSPVLVFDGAMGTNLQTQNLTAEDFGGPQYEGCNEYLVHTKPEAVAKVHRDFLAAGADVIETDTFGSTSLVLAEYDLADQAYYLSKTAAELAKRVAAEFSTPEKPRFVAGSIGPTTKLPTLGHIDFDTMKATFAEQAEALWDGGVDLFLVETCQDVLQIKAALNGIEEVFAKKGDRRPLMVSVTMESMGTMLVGSEISAVLTILEHYPIDILGLNCATGPDLMKPHIKYLAEHSPFIVSCIPNAGLPENVGGQAHYRLTPLELRMSLMHFVEDLGVQVIGGCCGTRPEHIQQLAEAAKDLKPKVRQPSLEPAAASIYTTQPYEQDNSFLIVGERLNASGSKKCRDLLNAEDWDGLVSMARAQVKEGAHILDVNVDYVGRDGVRDMHELVSRIVNNVTLPLMLDSTEWEKMEAGLKIAGGKCLLNSTNYEDGEPRFLKVLDLAKKYGAGVVIGTIDEDGMARTADKKFAIAQRAYRQAVEYGIPPTEIFFDTLALPISTGIEEDRENGKATIESIGRIRQGLPGCHVILGVSNISFGLNPASRMVLNSVFLHEATTAGMDAAIVSANKILPLSKIEERHQEICRQLIYDERKFEGNVCVYDPLGELTTVFAGVTTKRDRSLDESLPIPERLKRHIIDGERIGLEEHLKKALEEHPPLEIINTFLLDGMKVVGELFGSGQMQLPFVLQSAETMKAAVAFLEPFMEKSESGNNAKGTFIIATVKGDVHDIGKNLVDIILSNNGYKVINLGIKQPVENIINAYEQHKADCIAMSGLLVKSTAFMKENLEVFNEKGISVPVILGGAALTPKFVHDDCQKTYKGKVVYGKDAFSDLHFMDKLMPAKSAGNWEDLQGFLNEVETAEVSTNGHKESVTTTAKETVATEPKEVDTRRSDAVAIDIERPTPPFWGTKLLQPSDIPIEEIFWHLDLQALIAGQWQFRKPKEQSKEEYQAFLAEKVYPVLETWKQRIIEENLLHPQVIYGYFPCQAEGNSLHIYNSENQSQQVATFEFPRQKSLRRLCIADFFAPKESGIIDVFPMQAVTVGEIATEFAQKLFAANQYTDYLYFHGMAVQIAEAIAEWTHARIRRELGFTADSEAVASTRASEPNNIRDILAQRYRGSRYSFGYPACPNIQDQYKQLELLQTDRINLYMDESEQLYPEQSTTAIIAYHPLAKYFSA from the coding sequence ATGACTCATCCTTTCCTTGAACGGCTGCGTAGTCCAGATAGCCCAGTCCTCGTCTTCGACGGGGCGATGGGAACCAACCTGCAAACCCAAAACCTGACTGCTGAAGACTTCGGCGGCCCACAGTATGAAGGTTGTAACGAATACTTAGTCCACACGAAACCTGAAGCTGTCGCTAAGGTTCACCGAGACTTTCTCGCTGCTGGTGCTGATGTGATTGAAACCGATACCTTTGGCAGTACGTCCCTGGTGCTGGCAGAATATGACTTGGCAGACCAAGCCTACTACCTCAGCAAGACAGCCGCAGAATTAGCCAAGCGTGTGGCTGCGGAATTTTCCACGCCAGAAAAACCCCGATTTGTGGCAGGTTCCATTGGCCCCACAACTAAACTCCCTACCTTGGGACATATTGACTTTGATACCATGAAAGCTACTTTTGCCGAACAAGCAGAGGCGCTGTGGGATGGTGGTGTCGATTTATTTCTGGTGGAGACTTGCCAAGATGTGCTGCAAATTAAAGCGGCGCTGAATGGAATTGAAGAAGTGTTTGCCAAAAAAGGCGATCGCCGTCCGTTGATGGTTTCTGTGACAATGGAAAGCATGGGCACAATGTTGGTGGGTTCAGAAATCAGTGCTGTGCTGACAATTCTGGAACATTACCCAATAGATATTCTCGGTCTAAACTGTGCCACTGGCCCAGACTTGATGAAACCACATATCAAGTATCTGGCAGAACATTCGCCTTTCATCGTTTCCTGTATTCCCAACGCGGGTTTACCTGAAAACGTCGGCGGTCAAGCGCACTACCGCCTGACACCGTTGGAATTACGGATGTCGCTGATGCATTTTGTTGAAGATTTGGGTGTCCAAGTGATTGGGGGTTGCTGTGGGACGCGTCCAGAACACATTCAACAATTGGCAGAAGCCGCTAAAGACCTGAAGCCAAAAGTTAGACAACCTAGTTTAGAACCAGCAGCAGCATCAATTTACACCACTCAGCCCTACGAGCAAGATAATTCCTTCTTGATTGTTGGCGAACGTCTTAACGCCAGTGGTTCCAAGAAGTGCCGCGATTTGTTAAATGCCGAAGATTGGGATGGACTGGTTTCAATGGCGAGGGCGCAAGTAAAAGAAGGGGCACATATCCTTGATGTCAACGTCGATTATGTGGGACGTGACGGTGTACGGGATATGCACGAATTAGTTTCGCGCATCGTTAATAATGTGACATTGCCTTTAATGCTTGACTCCACCGAATGGGAAAAGATGGAGGCGGGTTTAAAGATTGCTGGTGGTAAGTGCTTGCTGAACTCCACCAACTACGAAGATGGGGAACCGCGCTTTTTGAAGGTATTGGATTTAGCGAAGAAATACGGTGCTGGTGTAGTCATTGGTACTATCGATGAAGATGGCATGGCGCGGACAGCAGACAAAAAATTTGCGATCGCACAACGTGCATACCGTCAAGCTGTAGAATACGGCATACCTCCCACAGAAATATTCTTTGATACCCTGGCGTTACCAATTTCCACCGGGATTGAAGAAGACCGAGAAAACGGTAAGGCGACAATTGAATCCATTGGGCGAATTCGTCAAGGATTGCCTGGATGTCATGTGATTTTGGGTGTTTCCAATATTTCCTTTGGTTTGAATCCAGCCTCGCGGATGGTGCTGAACTCGGTGTTTTTACACGAAGCAACGACGGCGGGAATGGATGCAGCCATTGTCAGTGCAAACAAGATTTTACCGTTGTCCAAGATTGAGGAACGCCATCAAGAAATTTGTCGGCAGTTGATTTATGACGAACGGAAGTTTGAGGGTAATGTTTGTGTTTACGATCCCTTGGGAGAGCTTACCACAGTGTTTGCCGGGGTGACGACAAAACGCGATCGCTCTTTAGATGAAAGTCTCCCCATCCCCGAACGTCTCAAACGCCATATCATCGACGGCGAACGCATTGGCTTAGAAGAACATCTCAAAAAAGCCTTAGAAGAACATCCCCCCTTAGAAATTATCAACACCTTCTTGCTAGATGGCATGAAAGTTGTCGGGGAATTATTCGGTTCTGGACAAATGCAGCTACCCTTTGTCTTGCAATCTGCGGAAACCATGAAAGCGGCGGTGGCGTTTCTAGAACCGTTCATGGAAAAATCAGAATCAGGCAACAATGCCAAGGGAACCTTTATCATTGCCACAGTTAAAGGCGATGTCCACGACATTGGTAAAAACTTGGTGGATATCATCTTGTCCAACAACGGCTACAAGGTGATTAACCTGGGAATTAAGCAGCCGGTGGAAAACATCATCAACGCTTACGAACAACACAAAGCTGATTGTATTGCCATGAGTGGTTTGCTGGTAAAATCCACTGCCTTCATGAAAGAAAATTTGGAGGTATTCAACGAAAAGGGAATTAGTGTCCCCGTGATTTTAGGTGGTGCGGCGCTGACTCCCAAATTTGTGCATGATGATTGCCAAAAAACTTACAAAGGTAAGGTTGTTTATGGCAAAGATGCCTTTTCTGACTTGCATTTCATGGATAAATTAATGCCAGCAAAGTCCGCTGGTAACTGGGAAGATTTGCAGGGATTTTTGAACGAAGTTGAAACGGCTGAAGTTTCGACTAATGGTCACAAAGAATCAGTAACTACAACTGCTAAGGAAACAGTAGCTACTGAACCAAAAGAAGTAGATACGCGGCGTTCTGATGCTGTGGCAATAGATATTGAACGTCCTACACCACCTTTCTGGGGAACAAAGTTATTGCAGCCTAGTGATATTCCTATTGAGGAAATATTCTGGCACTTGGATTTACAAGCTTTAATTGCTGGACAGTGGCAATTCCGCAAACCAAAAGAACAATCTAAGGAAGAATATCAGGCTTTCTTAGCTGAGAAAGTTTACCCAGTTTTAGAAACTTGGAAACAGCGAATTATTGAAGAGAATCTGTTGCATCCCCAGGTGATTTACGGGTATTTCCCTTGTCAAGCCGAGGGGAATTCTCTACATATATATAACTCCGAGAACCAATCACAACAGGTTGCAACTTTCGAGTTTCCCAGACAGAAGTCTTTAAGGCGGCTGTGCATAGCAGATTTCTTTGCACCGAAGGAGTCGGGAATTATTGATGTCTTCCCAATGCAGGCGGTAACTGTAGGGGAAATTGCCACAGAGTTCGCCCAAAAGCTGTTTGCTGCCAATCAATACACCGATTATCTGTATTTCCACGGCATGGCGGTACAGATAGCGGAAGCTATAGCTGAATGGACACACGCCAGAATTCGCCGGGAGTTAGGTTTTACTGCTGATAGCGAAGCGGTAGCGAGTACTCGAGCGTCTGAACCCAACAATATTCGGGATATCTTAGCACAACGCTATCGTGGCTCACGATATAGTTTCGGGTATCCAGCTTGTCCAAATATTCAGGATCAGTACAAGCAACTAGAGTTATTGCAGACTGACAGGATTAACTTGTATATGGATGAAAGTGAACAACTTTATCCAGAACAGTCTACCACTGCAATTATTGCTTACCACCCATTAGCAAAATACTTTAGCGCATAA